From the Erythrolamprus reginae isolate rEryReg1 chromosome Z, rEryReg1.hap1, whole genome shotgun sequence genome, one window contains:
- the LOC139154827 gene encoding histone H1.9-like yields MGTLSEKQMTFSLTNAESSDQIIPEPLSSNIFAPKILSRNAFHEPQASSSGLHLKSVTNYKSKDRGKPSFPWKFLLPKRGVSKLIFQVVASTEKCNGVSLQALKKSVAATGYSLEKRKNHFKRVLRALVAKGLLEKLTGRGLTGSYGISKMMLKVLRRRKRKGRKRRKRRKRRKTIAILKKKKLAKQRKRKRRRSKKEKAKPVQSLIHPIVVMRSQ; encoded by the coding sequence ATGGGTACCCTAAGTGAAAAACAGATGACTTTTTCTTTGACGAATGCCGAATCTTCAGATCAAATCATCCCCGAACCATTGTCATCCAACATCTTTGCCCCCAAAATACTTTCAAGAAATGCCTTTCATGAACCTCAAGCCTCTTCTTCAGGCCTGCACTTGAAATCTGTAACTAATTACAAGTCAAAAGATAGAGGGAAGCCTTCTTTTCCATGGAAGTTCCTTCTGCCAAAGCGCGGTGTCTCCAAACTCATTTTCCAAGTGGTGGCTTCCACTGAGAAATGCAATGGCGTCTCCCTGCAAGCCCTCAAGAAGAGCGTTGCAGCCACTGGCTACAGCCTGGAGAAGCGGAAGAACCATTTCAAGAGAGTCTTAAGGGCCTTGGTGGCCAAAGGATTGCTGGAGAAGTTGACTGGGCGTGGCCTAACAGGCTCCTATGGGATTAGTAAAATGATGTTGAAAGTactgagaagaagaaagagaaaagggaggaagaggaggaagaggaggaagaggaggaagacaataGCTATccttaagaaaaagaaacttgccaagcaaaggaagaggaagaggagaaggtcaAAGAAAGAGAAGGCCAAGCCTGTTCAGTCACTGATCCATCCCATCGTTGTAATGAGAAGTCAGTGA